The genomic window ATGGTGATTGGTCCAACTATGTGGTGGTCAACAGAATTGGGACAACGCTAGAGTTTATTCAGAATCTGGTCGGACCGAGCCGTCGACCCACCGGACAGCGCGGGGCAGTCATGTACGCCCGTGTCGGCGGGGACGTCGTCAATCCCAACGGATTCCGAGCGCTGAACGTTGCCACAACCGCGTAATCTGGTGGCACCCTACAGTTTCACGACCGTAGATTCGGAAGGGTCTACGGTCGTGGTACCGAGGGGCAGCCGGACCGAACGAGGTTCCGAGTACGCACTCCGTGACCCCGATCGATGGATCGACGAGCCCGAGAACTACTCAGCATGGCTGTATGGCCTGGACTCGTTACCTCCGCGCACCGCAACGTATGCCCCGGTTTATCCGATGGCAGACTGAATTGATCTTCCCGAACAGGCGATCGCGTGTTCGCACACAACCGATGCGGCATCACGTTCGGGATCGCTTACCGGCTAGCCGCCCGAAACCGCCGAGCTGGTGAGCAACGTAGCCCCGATCTTTGTTTCAGCGCAGGAGCTTCTTCTCGATTCCTCCGAGCGCTGGCAGAGGTCGGGGCTTTCGTGTTATCTACACCGTCGCTGGCGTGAGCGCCGCAGTCAGTCCTCTGAACAATGCAGCAACCACAATCTCTGTTGCTTGACCTGTCGTGTTCCATGTCTTGCTGAACAGTGATTGCGTTGTGTCGCTTGTTATCCAACCAACGTTGACCAACCACTCGAAGTGCATACCACCCAACCCGAACACGCCACCGTGAACCGAGTAGAGGAAGCGCGCCACCCATGCCAGTGCGTAGAGCGTGAGAGACAGTGCAGCACCGACAGCTACCACCATGCCAACCGTTGCAGTCAGTGCTAGTTGCATCGTTGTTCGAATGATCATTGTTGTTGCTTGTTCAGTTCGTTTGTGTTGCAACAGCTTCACTGTCTTCAGCGTGAGAGTGATTGCGGTGGAACGGATGTGGTCGGTGCGCTGGCTGGCGACTGTGGCGTCCATGGTCTGTGGCGTCCTGGTCTGTGGGTTGGGATGACGATGCGTCTACTTATCTCAACACCACTATGCGCCTTGGCATTCCAACGTGTCCAGTACCCGTGCCCATAGGCTGGAGCGGATGACGGATGAATGGCTATGCATCGCCGTGGATGGTGGCCGATGGTAGGGGGGGAGGGGTCGGACGTAAAAATCCGGAGGTGGCCGACCCCGCTCTCGGCCCGATATCTCTCTCTGATGAAAAATCCTCACAAAACGCCTGGTCAGAGGCTTAAACCGCAGGTCAAACAGGGTAGGTTTTGAGTTTTTCAGATTTTTGTGCTTTCGGGGTGGCCAAATAGGCTACTTTTGACAGGACAAACAGTCAAAGTTTCTGCATGGTTTGTGGATATTTTTTGGATGAAATCGGCCCGTCGACTTCTCCGTGATGAGACTTCGATGGGTCGATTTTTCCGTGTGCACGGCCTAGTCAGGTGCACGAAACCCGCCCAGCAAGTTGATTCGATTCTCGCGTATGGCGTCCAGTGCGCCGTCCTGGATCTGCACGAGCTTGTGATCAAGGGTGTAGTTGTCGCCGCGCTTGGTGCGCTGTGCCGTCACGCGGCGTGCGTAGTGGTCCAGCCGTGCGAGTGCCGCGTCATCGCCATCGACGGGCCTGAGTAGGAGTTCCTCCCGCGCCGTCGCCCAGAACACCGCCGCATCGTGCAGCTGTTCGCTGGTGGCTCTCTCGGCTTCATCGTCTGTAGCCATCTCTCACACCTCCGGTATCGTCCAGCGACCGCTTAGCTCAATCGTCCTCCTATAGGCGCGCACGCACAGCGGAACGCCCCCGACTGCGTGGTGAGACGAGCCGTCGCGCACTACCTCTCGTCGGCGGATTCCTCCAGCTTCTCGCACTCGTCCACCCAGCGCGCCAGCACACTTAGCGCGGACAACTGTTCGAGCGCTACCTGCTTCGGAATCTCGTCGACCGAGTGTGTCAGTGGATTTCGAATCGCTTGGAAGCAGCCCACGGAGAACGCGCGGATGCCGTCGTTCATCGCTTTCACGGTGAGGGCAGCAGGATCGCCGGGCCAGCGCAGGCGCGGACGGCTCTGTTTCGGCGGCGCGGACGAAAATGCCTCCTGCATAAGCGCTGCATCGTTCAGGTCATAGCGCCCGATCAAATCCTGCACGTGCCCGCTCAGGTTTGTCGCTGCACGCTGCACGGCCATTCCGTGGTGACCACTTGCCCACAGAGTCGACGCTGGTGCCCACACAGAGGTGTGCAGCTTATCGGCGGACAGCGTGGGAGCAGTCGACCCGAGAGCTTTGGTGATGTCGGCGCTTCTATCGAGAGAGCCGAGAGCCTGCCGGACAAGGGTCGCACCGGGAATAGTCTCAACGCGTTTCGGATCTTGGATCTTCGAGTACTCACGCTTGACGATGTTCGGGATCTGCGGGTTGTTGAGTACGCGGCGCACAATCTTCAGGGTGCTGATGTGCCGGTCAAACAGTTCATTGACAAGATCAATTCGTTCGATGTTCGCTGAGGTGTACGACGAGTAACGGATCTCTTCCAGCCGGTCGGCCAGCTTAAGCCAGGTCTGCAGCTCCACCTTGATGCGCGCTATGTCCACCTGATTGAGTTTAGGTGCGCCGACCGACACTGGTTGCGACCATGCGTTTTGGCCGGGAAGTAACCGGCTACGAACAACACCCGTTATCGCATTTCCGCCGAGTCCGGGATACCCACATTCCGAGACGCGCAGACCGGACTCTGGTCCACCTTCGAGCCGGCGGATCTTGCGAGCCCCGAGGGCTGGGCGCGCGACAGCGATCTGGTGTGGGGCTGGTATCAGTGGCGCGCGAAACTCGTCCAGCAATCGGAACCGAACGCCGGGCACCGTGCGCTGACAACATGGCAACAGAGTGCGCATCTCGACATCGCCACCCAGAACGTCGATGACTTACACGAGCGTGCGGGCTCGACGGTCGTTGCTCACGTACACGGCAGCTTGTTCGATCCACGTTGTTCGGAATGCGGCGTCCACTCACAACCAGAACCCGAGGAACTCGACGAGGCAGTCGATCGCATACCCCCGCCGCCGTGTCCGGAGTGCGGAGGACCCATGCGTCCGGGGGCAGTCTGGTTCGGCGAGCCTCTGCCGGAGGCGGAATGGGGTAGGGCGGTGAGCACTGTCGAAAACGCTGACCTCGTTCTCGTGGTGGGAACTTCCGGAGTCGTATTCCCATTTGCAGGTCTTCCGGCCATGGCCAGGAGTGTGGGAGCGAAGGTCGTCGAGATCAACCCCGTGGAGACCGATATTTCGGACATGGCTGATCACCGGTGGCGGACCACCGCGGCGATCGGGCTTCCGGCATTGGTGCACTCACTGATCTGAACCGTGACCGGTCACTCGAACTCGAGCCGCATCGATCGCACTGCAAAATGAAGCAGAAGTACGAAGCCGCCGATGGACACGACGACGGGAGACCACACGACGAACGACATCAGGACCGCGACGCCTTCGTACACGACTACGTATATCGCGATGAAGCTCGTTGCAAGGATGCAGAACAGCACGTGGAACGCCAGCATCCACCGTTCGAAGAAGAAGCCGACGAACATACCGATTTCGATGAAGAATGCGGTTTTTCCGAGCGTTATCTCGGGCGGGAAGTCGGCGACGATGGTCGCGGCGAAGATCGCGATATTCGCGATGACCACGAACGCAAAGGCCTGCCTCAGCGTCGGCCAGGGGCCGAACAGCCAGAACAGACCCATGATGTAGGCCGCGATCATCGATGTCCATTGGACGGCCGTCGGAATTGGCGTCGTTGCGCCGTACCCGAACGCAATCTCGAGGGTGACCACCACCGCCATGCTCAATGTCGCGAGGGCGACGACCTTCTTGACGATCCCGCCCACGGCGAGCGAGAACATCAGGTCGACGCCCCATTCGTAGTGCACTTCGGAGGACGCCACTGCCCTGGTCATGTTGCTTCACCCCTCGGGTCGATACCTCTGACCGATTCAAACACACCGATTGCTTACGCCGAGGTTTTATCGATTCCACAGAATGGGCCGCGCGGAAGCGTGTTCTTGAAATCATCTCGAGTCGAAGGGTTCTCTCCCTTGAACACCGTCGCGACGCTGTACCCCGACGGTGGTTACGCACTGAGGTAGAACGGTCACACCACAACGCCTGACCCATTGGAGGGAAAGACATGCCTCGACGCTCAGCGCGCCTACGCAAGCTCGGATTTCTGACGATAGGACTGTTCGACCCGGACCGTCCCGCGCTCGGTCACGAATCCACGCTGAAGATCATCGAGTTGGGCGAGCGACTGGGATTCGACAGTGCATGGCTGCGGCACAGACACCTTCAGTTCGGGATATCGTCGCCGATCGCTGTCATGGCTGCCGCGTCGCAGCGAACCACGAGAATCGAGCTCGGCACCGCAGTGACTCCGCTCGGTTGGGAAAACCCGTTGCGGCTGGCCGAGGATCTGGCCACGGTGGACATTCTGTCCGGTGGACGTATCAACCCGGGGGTGAGCGTCGGTACTCCTATGCAGTGGGACCGGGTCAAGGATGCGCTGTACCCCGACACGGCAGACGCAGAGGACTTCGGCTACCAACGCGTCGACAGATTGCTCGGACTCGTCGCGGGCGAACCTGCCTCCGACTGGAGTGGCACCGTCGGAATCGAGCAGTTCTCGGACCGAGTGCAACCGCACTCTGCCGGGCTGCGCAGTCGTATGTGGTACGGCGCTGCGAGTCTCGGTTCGGCGCAATGGGCAGGCGAGGCACGGATGAACCTACTCGTCAGCAGCGTCGTCAAAGCCGAGGAGAGCGAGGACTTCGACGCGATCCAGCTCTCGCACATCCTGCGGTTCCGTGCGCACCATCCGGACGGGGAGAACGCCCGCGTATCGCAGGGGCTCGTCGTTATCCCCACCGATTCGGCGTCCGACGAGCAAATCGCGAAATACCGTGCGTATGCGGAAGGCCGATCGGCACGCACAACCGAACCTCAGGGGCCGGCGCGGATGATGTTCGCGGCCGACATCGTCGGCACGTCGGAGGAGATCGTGGAGGCGCTCTACGCAAACGCCGCCTTCCGGGAGGTGGACGAAGTGGCCTTCGCGCTCCCGTTCAGCTTCGAGCACGAGGATTACGTTCAAATACTCACCGACATGGCCACGACGTTGGGACCTGCGCTCGGATGGGAGTCGACGGCGTTCTGAACACCACCGATTCTGAACACCACTGTGTCGACGACGAAGCCCCGCGCCGGTTCGACCGGGCGGGGCTTCGTCGTGTCGATTCACTGCATGTGGATCAATAGAAAGTTTTGCGTCCGCCCACTGCGCGGCCTGTTGCGCCGAGGATGGTGAGGACTGCACCGACGACGACCAGAATGATTCCGATCGTGGTCAAGATGCTGATCTTGGCGAAAAAGCCGATCAGCGCGAGGATGATTCCCAGGACGATCACTGTCTTACCTTCTTTCGATTTCCGGTGCCGCTGTCGCGACATCCGCCGACCTGCATTCGTTGATCGCCGAACTCCTCCAACGTACCCGGGTATTTCGTCGAATATGCATTGTTGCAATGGAATTCGTACTTTTCACAAGTAGTCGATCCGTTGCTGCTCCGCGTGCACCCACCACAAATTTTCCTCGGTGCGCAGATGTCACCACGCACTGAAGTTGCTCGGGCGGGCACTTCGCCGATGCGCCGGGCAACTGGTGGTACCCCGGCGCATTCGGTTCGAAACATCGATCGTTACTGCAGTCGTTCAGCCCGGTCGGGAAAGAGAACGGACACTGCTGACCGGCGCGCAGAACGCCCCCGCACAAGAGTGTGCGAGGGCGTCAGTGCGAAAAATGTCAGCTTGCGTCGCGGGCTGCTTCGTTCTCGCTGCTTGCGCCGGCCGTCGACAGCTGTCCGCCGGAGTTCTCCAAGTGCGCGCGAACGAACCAGTGGAACAACTCGAGCTGACCGCTTTGGCCGATCAGCAGGTCTTCGGTAACCGGGTCGATCTTGCCGATCTCGTCGATTGCCTTGCGGGTATCGCCGATCACCCCCACGTAGACGAGATCAAGTGCGCCCAGGTGTTCGATCGCCGTAGCGCGGCCGATCGAGTAGTCGTCCCACGAGCGCTGCTTCACGATGGTGCCCGGGGTTCCGAGTGCCGAGGAGCCGAGAGTGGCGATGCGCTCGGCGACGTCGTCAGCGAATCCTCGAACAGCTTCGACCTGTGGGTCGAGCATCTCGTGAACCGAGATGAAGTTGGGGCCGACCACATTCCAGTGGATGTGCTTGAGGGTCAGGTGTAGATCGTTGTAAGCGTTCAGGCGGTCCTGCAGCAGCGCTGCGATGCGCTCGCCTTCGTCGGTGCTCAAACCGGGAACGGTGTACGAATTCGAAGTGCTCATGAACACCGGCTACCCGGGGTGCTTCTGTACGAAACACCTCGGGCAGCCGACGTGATGATCACTACTTCGTGTCCGGATCCTTCGAGAGCGATCCTGCCGACGAAGCATCGGCGCCGGGGCTCGAACCGAGACCTGTGCTCGACGGGTCCGCCGAACCGGTGTCGACAGCCGGGTCCTCCGGCTCGTTCTTGGGCGGGATTTTCAGGCTCAAAATGATCGAGCCTGCCAGCACCACGATGATGACCACCAGCGAGATGTAGGAGGGAATCTCGGGGATGGACGTGCTGATCACCTTGTGGCTTGCTTGGAGTACCAGCTTGATGCCGATGAACCCGAGGATGATCGCCAGGCCCTTGGACAGGAAGTGGAACTTGTCCAGCAGTCCGGACAGCAGGAAGTAGAGCGCACGCAGGCCGAGGATTGCGAAGGCGTTGGACGAGTAGATGATGAACGGATCGTCGCTCACCGCGAGGACCGCGGGGACGCTGTCCACCGCGAACACGAGGTCTGCGGCTTCGATGGCCACTACGACCGCCAGCAGCGGCGTCGCGACGCGCTTGCCTGCTTCCTTGACGAAGAACTTGGTGCCGTCGTATTCGTCGCGGACCGGAATGATCTTGCGCAGGAGGCGGACGGCGATCGACTGGCTCGGATCGTACGAATCCTCCTCGTCCTTCATCAGCTTCCATGCGCTGTAGAGAAGGATCGCTGCGAAGACGAACAGAACGACCGTGAACTTGCTGACGATGGCCACGCCTGCGGCGAGGAAGATTCCGCGGAAGACCAACGCGCCGATGACACCGAAGAACAACACACGGTGCTGGTACTCACGCGGGACTTTGAAGTAACCGAAGATCAGGGCGAAGACGAAGAGATTGTCCACCGACAAGCTCTTCTCGAGGAGCCACGCGGTGGTGTACTCGACGCCGGCAGTGGTGCCGAGTGTTGCGAAGACGACACCGCCGAAGATCAATGCGACGCCCACCCACAGTGCGCTCCACCATGCAGCTTCCCTGAAGCCGATGATGTGCGCGCCTCGGTGCGCAAGTAGGTCGATGGCCAGCAGGATGACAACAACGGCGGCGAATGCCGCCCATGCCCATACCGGGACGTTCATCGGCGAGTGTCCTTATTCTTGAGTCGAGATCCGAGGCTTTTCAACTTGGCCTGGTTCTCGGGTTTGGTGGCGTAGGCGCGTGCCTGCGCGATCAGTTTCTTACCCTGCGGGCTTCGTGCGAACACCTGCAGTTTCGAGATCATCGATGCCATGAAACGGTGCTCCTGTCCTTCAGTTCACTGCGGCGGTGGTGGTTCGGCCGCGACTTCTCCAGTGTGCCTGTTGTGAATGCGGCATTCACTGTCCGAATCCGGATATGTTTGTCCGATCTCTATTGCCGTAATCCGGCAACAAAGCACAGATCACGTGGTCGGCCACCCGAGCAACTTGGCCCCGTACACCGCAGTCTGCAATGAAAAGCGCTCGCTGGGGTCGTTGACGTCGTGGCCGGAGAGCTCGGCGATGCGTGCGAGTCGGTAGGTGACCGCTCGAACGGACAAGTGCATTGCGCGCGCTGTCATTGCGGAGTTGCCGCCGGAATCGAAATAGGCGAACAGCGTGTCCAACAGCGGTCCGGCACCTCCGCGCGCTGTGGTCAGCGGAGTCAGCACGGTCTCGACGAGATCGGTGATCGCAGCTCGATCATCGAGCAGCACCCGGTAGACGAGCAGTTCCCGGGCGTCGACGACCACCGCGGACAATCCGAGCCTCGAACCGAGGTCGAGCGCATCGAGTGCTTCACGATAGGAGGACACCACTCCTGTCACGCTGGCGCCTGCACGCCCGACACCGAGCTTTCGGGACTTCCCGTCCGCGTAGGCCTTCTCGGTTGCGATGCGCACACGGTCGACCACGTACTCGACGGCCCGGTTGTCCGGCGCTGCGAATACCACGACGAGCCGCCCCTGCTTGCTGGCGACCAAGACGCCGGTGTCGGCTTTGCTGCCCTCCACCGAACGTTCGACCTCGGTGATCACGGCACTGCCGTCGGTGAACGGCACCGGCCCTTCGACGACGATCACTGCGTGTGGGCTGGTGAGGTCCAAACCGAAGTTCTCGGCACGGCCGATGACCCCCGCGATGTCGGCGCTACCCGAGAGCAGGTCGTCGACGAACTCGCGCCGAGCCGATACCTCTGCTCGAACGAGTGAGCGTCGTGAGAGCTGATAGCCCTCCGCGAGCTCGGCGACCGCGTCGTCGACGGCGTGCAGCATCACCTCGCCCGCCGTCACCACCGCGTCCGGGTCCTTCGCGGCGTTCACCACGGCTGGCAAGGTGCGCCACAATCTCCACGCGGAAGACAGGTACAGATCCAACAACGCGCGCAGCGCGACGCCCTGGCGCGCTGCCGTGTCGCCGTGGGTGCGCAACGTGCGCAGCTGGCGTTTGGACAACGGCCGGCCATCGGACACCGCGGAGGTCAATACGTCGAGGAAGTCACCGAGCAGTTCGGTCGGCAGTCCACCTGCATCCTCGGCCGCAAGATCCGCGACGGCTCGTTGCGATCCGTTCTCGAATGCAGAATTCTGTGCCACCGGTCGATGGTATGCGGCCGGTCAGCGGCCCAGCGCCAGCACCGAGAGCAACTCGTAGGCGACGTGCGCGGCGGCGATGCCCGTGATCTCGGCATGGTCGTAGGCAGGTGCCACCTCGACGATGTCGGCACCGACAACGTTGACACCCACGAGTCCGCGCAACGTGTTCAGCAATTCGCGCGAGGTCATGCCCCCGGCTTCCGGCGTCCCAGTTCCCGGTGCGTGCGCCGGATCGAGCACGTCGATGTCGACCGAGACGTAGACCGGTCCCGTATCGAGGCGTGCGCGCATGCGATCGACGATGCTTGCCACGCCGTCGAATTCGTAATCGTCGGATCGGATCACTTGGAAGCCGAGGATCCCGTCGTCCTCCAGGTCCTGTTCGCTGTAGAGCGGACCGCGGATTCCGATGTGTTGCGACCGCTCCAGATCGATCAACCCTTCCTCGCTCGCCCGACGAAACGGAGTGCCGTGGGTGAAGGGGGCACCGAAGTAGGTGTCCCAGGTGTCGAGGTGAGCGTCGAAGTGGAGCACGGCGAGAGGTCCGTGATCCCGGGCGAGCGAACGCAGAATGGGAAGCGCGATGGTGTGATCCCCGCCGATCGTGAGCACCGAGGACCCGTCCTTGCGTAGATCGGTGACTGCGGACTCGACGGTGGCGAGGGCCTCGGTGATGTCGAACGGGTTCACTCCGATGTCCCCGAAGTCGGCGACCTGTTGATTCGCGAAGGGCGATACCTTCAGAGCAGGGTTGTACGGGCGAAGGAGTTTCGACGACGCCCTGATGTGACTCGGGCCGAACCGAGCCCCCGGTCGGTAGCTGACTCCCGAGTCGAACGGAACTCCGAGGATCGTCACGTCGGCGCGTGACACCTCGTCGAGCCGGGGGAGGCGCGCGAACGTGGTGGGCTCGGCGTAACGCGGTACTTTCGTGGCGTCGACAGGCCCTACGGGCCGATGTTGGTCGGTCATGAATCGACTCTGTCGTACTCCGGAGAAACGCGCTCGATAACGGTGACATGTCTTGGGGCGTCAGCGCGGTGCGGCCATCGGTCCGCAGTCCCCGCAACCATGTCGTTCGGCGAGTATCGTCCGCTTCAGTCTCCAGCAGAGAGGAAGCAGCCATGACCGCGACCGTCCGTGCGTCGTTGTTTCAAGGCCCGCAGTTCTCGGGGGAGGTCCGCGCCAATCTCGACGCGATAGCCGGTGCCGCCGAACGCGCTGCGGATGCCGGGGCGAGCATCCTCGTCACACCCGAGATGTCGGCAACCGGATACGACATAGGCGACCTCGTCGATGTTCGCGCGGAACCTGCCGACGGACCGATCTACGAGTCGTTTTCGTCGATCGCGCGGACGACAGGAGTGGCCATCGTCTACGGCTATCCGGAGTCGGCGGACGGGGGAATCTACAACTCCGTACAGGTGGTCGACGCGGACGGGACGTCGGTGGCGCGGTACCGCAAGACCCATCTGTTCGGTGACCTCGACCGAGGGCACTTTCTGGCGGGTAACGACCTCGTCGTGCAGTTCGACATCGGCGGAATAACCTGCGGGTTGTTGACCTGTTACGACGTGGAGTTCCCCGAAGCCGTTCGCGCACATTCGGATTCGGGAACGCAGTGGCTCATCGTGCCGACCGGTCTGATGATGCCGTTCGACATCGTCGCCACCCATGTCGTGCCGGCGCGAGCATACGAGAGCCAACTGTTCATCGCGTACGTCAATCGCTGTGGACGTGAGTCCGACCTGGAGTATTGCGGGCTCACATGCGCGATCGCGCCCGACGGATCCGAACTCGCTCGCGCCGGTCGCGTGCAGGAATCCATCCTGGTCGACATCGATACCGCCACGTTGCTCGAATCCAGAACAGTCAACACTCATCTCGACGACCGGAGGCCGGATTTGTACACAGCACACGGAAGGGGTCGTTCGTGACCACTCCAGTCACACCGGACAGCACGTCCACGGACTCCGATGCTCGGCCGCTGACGATGTTCGGGCCGGACTTCCCGTTTGCATACGACGACTACCTGGCCCATCCCGGCGGTCTAGGCTCCGTACCGCAGTCGGCAATCGGGACCGAAGTCGCGATTATCGGCGGCGGGCTCGCCGGGATCGTTGCTGCATACGAATTGGCCAAGCTGGGGCTCGAACCGGTTGTGCACGAATCGGATCAGATCGGTGGTCGCATGCGTTCGGTCCCGTTCGACGGGCACAGCGGCATCGTCGCCGAAATGGGAGCGATGCGGTTTCCGCCGTCGTCGACCGCGCTGTTCCGGTACCTCGATCTGCTTGCACTCGACACGGAACCGTTCCCGAACCCGCTTGCCGAGGTCACTCCGAGCACGGTCATCGACCTCAAGGGTGAAAGCCACTACGCGCAGAGCCTGGGTGATCTGCCCGAGGTGTTCGCCGAGGTGTCGCTCGCATGGCAACGCACGCTCGAGGATCACGCCGACCTCGTGCCGTTGCAACGTGCGATTCGAGCGAGAGACACCGCCGAGATCAAGCGACTGTGGAACGATCTCGTCGTTCGATTCGACGACCAGACCTTCTACGGTTTTCTCGCTGCGTCGGAGCACTTTCGGTCGTTCCGGCTACGAGAAGTGTTCGGGCAGGTCGGTTTCGGAACCGGTGGTTGGGACACGGACTATCCCAATTCCATCCTCGAGATATTGCGCGTCGTCGTCACGGCCGCCGACGATCACCACCGCGGGATCGTCGGCGGTGCGCAGCAGGTTCCGGTCGGCTTGTGGAATGCGCCGCTGGAATCTCCGCACTGGCCCGCAGGCACGTCGGTGGCGTCCCTCAACGGTGGCAATCCTGCGCCTCGGGTCACGGCGCTTCGCCGGACAGAGGCGGGAATTCTGTTGCGGGACGCCACCGGCACCGAAAAGACATACCAGGCCGCTGTGGTGACCGCACAGAGTTGGATGCTGCTCAGCTCCATCGAGTGCGAGGACGACCTGCTGCCGATCGATCACTGGACCGCGATCGAGCGCACTCACTACATGGGCTCGACGAAGGTTTTCGTTCTCGTCGATCGACCGTTCTGGAAGGACAAGGACCCCAAGACCGGTCGCGACGTGGTGAGTATGACGCTCACCGACCGCATGAGTAGGGGAACGTATCTACTGGACCAAGGTGAAGGCAGACCCGGCCTGATCTGTCTGTCCTACACCTGGTCGGACGATTCGCTCAAGTTGCTGGCCCTGAACGCCCGCGAGCGCGCCAACATCGTCCTGCGGTCGTTGGAAGGAATCTATCCAGGCGTCGATTTCAGATCGCACATCATCGGTGAACCGGTCACGCTGTCGTGGGAGACGGAACGAGACTTCATGGGCGCGTTCAAGGCGAATTTGCCTGGGCACTACCGCTATCAGGAGAGATTGTTCGGACACTTCGTTCAAGATTCCTTCGCCGAGCGCCACCGCGGGCTTTTCCTTGCGGGCGACGATATCTCCTGGACCGCCGGGTGGGCCGAGGGCGCCATCCAGACGGCACTGAATTCGGTCTGGGGCGTCGTACATCATCTGGGCGGCCGATCGGCACCGGGCAACCCTGGTCCGGGCGACGTGTTCGAGCAGATTGCGCCGCTCCGGTTGGGCGACACGTAGGGGTGGGGCCTGGTGGGATAACGTCTACGAGGGGCCGGCGCCGCGTCGGGGGCGGCGCCGGTTCACCGAAAGTTCGGCCATCATTGCCGGTCTCCTGTGGCTGCCGCGCGTTCCAGCAGCGGTGTCGTCCGATACGGAATCAGTTCACTCATTGCGATGGCCATGTTGGTGCGCTCGACTCCGGGAATCTTGAGAATCAATCCGGCGACGCGATACAGGTCGTCCGCGTCGAGCGCGGCA from Rhodococcus sp. P1Y includes these protein-coding regions:
- a CDS encoding flavin monoamine oxidase family protein, producing the protein MTTPVTPDSTSTDSDARPLTMFGPDFPFAYDDYLAHPGGLGSVPQSAIGTEVAIIGGGLAGIVAAYELAKLGLEPVVHESDQIGGRMRSVPFDGHSGIVAEMGAMRFPPSSTALFRYLDLLALDTEPFPNPLAEVTPSTVIDLKGESHYAQSLGDLPEVFAEVSLAWQRTLEDHADLVPLQRAIRARDTAEIKRLWNDLVVRFDDQTFYGFLAASEHFRSFRLREVFGQVGFGTGGWDTDYPNSILEILRVVVTAADDHHRGIVGGAQQVPVGLWNAPLESPHWPAGTSVASLNGGNPAPRVTALRRTEAGILLRDATGTEKTYQAAVVTAQSWMLLSSIECEDDLLPIDHWTAIERTHYMGSTKVFVLVDRPFWKDKDPKTGRDVVSMTLTDRMSRGTYLLDQGEGRPGLICLSYTWSDDSLKLLALNARERANIVLRSLEGIYPGVDFRSHIIGEPVTLSWETERDFMGAFKANLPGHYRYQERLFGHFVQDSFAERHRGLFLAGDDISWTAGWAEGAIQTALNSVWGVVHHLGGRSAPGNPGPGDVFEQIAPLRLGDT